In the genome of bacterium, the window GCGACCACCTATCCGGACCACGCCCAGTCGGGGTTCCCGACAACGTGCGCGGCCTGCCACTCGACCAGCGCCTGGCAGCCCGCGGCCTTCGACCACGACACGACGGCCTTCCCGCTGACGGGGGCCCACCGCACGACCGACTGCCTGTCCTGCCACAGCCAGGGGTACACGGGCACGCCCACCGCCTGCGTGGCATGCCACCAGTCGGACTACGACGGGACGAACGACCCCAACCACCAGGCGGCGAACTTCCCGACCTCGTGCCAGGAGTGCCACTCGACGACGGCCTGGACGCCGGCGAACTGGGATCACGACAACCAGTACTTCCCCATCTACTCCGGCAAGCATCGCGGCGAGTGGAACTCGTGCACCGAATGCCACGTGGTGGCGACCGACTACGGCGCCTTCGAGTGCATCCTGTGCCACGAGCACAACCAGACCGACATGGACCGCAAGCACCAGGGCGAGGCCAGGGACTACCAGTACCTGAGTTCGGCCTGCTACCAGTGCCACCCGGACGGAACGGTGCCCAATTGAGGAGGCAAGACGTGATCCGCACCCTGCTCGCCTGCCTGCTCGCGGCGACGCTGGCGGTCGCCGCCGGCGCCGCCGAGGTGAGCTGCAACGTGAAGTACGTCTCGGCCGAGCATGTCTACCTCGACGTGGGCAGCGTGGCGGGCCTGGAGGTCGGGCTCAAGGGCCAGGTGGTGCGCGACGGCGCGGCCATCGGTGAGCTCGAGATCGTCTTCGTGGCCGAGCGCTCGGCCTCGTGCACCATCATCAGCCAGGTGCAGGAGTTCACGGCCGGCGACGCGGTCGTCTTCGCGGTCGAGGAGGCCGAACCGGAGACGGTGGTCGCGCCGGCCCCGGCGCCCGAATCCCGGCAGCGCACGCGCGTGGGGGCGGGGGCGACGGGTCCGGCCCGGTCGCGTTCGTCCGCGCCGCGGCAGTGGCGCGGTTCGGTGGCCCTGCAGTGGGACCACGGCGCCGAGACCAACGAACGCAAGCTGACCAC includes:
- a CDS encoding cytochrome c3 family protein — encoded protein: ATTYPDHAQSGFPTTCAACHSTSAWQPAAFDHDTTAFPLTGAHRTTDCLSCHSQGYTGTPTACVACHQSDYDGTNDPNHQAANFPTSCQECHSTTAWTPANWDHDNQYFPIYSGKHRGEWNSCTECHVVATDYGAFECILCHEHNQTDMDRKHQGEARDYQYLSSACYQCHPDGTVPN